In a genomic window of Phragmites australis chromosome 14, lpPhrAust1.1, whole genome shotgun sequence:
- the LOC133891086 gene encoding DAG protein, chloroplastic-like, with amino-acid sequence MALTLRLRRALVAISTSSPLLRPVASASISRPLPLAPFVPLSLPRPWLLPGAAAGLRSAAAAAAAAAAARRMCYGGVVQGIKISRDEILFGGCDYNHWLITMQFPDPKPSREEMIETYLQTLAQVVISYEEAKRRMYAFSTTDYTGFQAEMTEEMSEKFHGLPGVVFILPDAYLYPERKEYGGDKYDNGVITSRPPPHHWGKSSRPDRNRNFQGNYQNSPPPQGSYQNSPPQQGNLQTYHSQQDGRSYASQQNYAHGGQYARG; translated from the exons ATGGCCCTCACTCTGCGCCTCCGGCGGGCCCTCGTcgccatctccacctcctccccccTCCTCCGCCCGGTCGCATCTGCCTCCATCTCCCGGCCCCTCCCGCTCGCGCCCTTCGTCCCTCTGTCGCTCCCGCGGCCGTGGCTGctccccggcgccgccgcggggctccggtcggcggcggcggcggcagcggcggcggcggcggcgcggcgaaTGTGCTACGGGGGCGTGGTGCAGGGGATCAAGATCTCCCGCGACGAGATCCTCTTCGGGGGGTGCGATTACAACCACTGGCTCATCACTATGCAGTTCCCGGACCCCAAGCCCTCCCGCGAGGAGATGATCGAGACCTACCTCCAGACCCTCGCCCAGGTCGTCATAAG TTATGAGGAGGCTAAAAGGAGGATGTATGCTTTTAGTACAACAGATTATACTGGTTTTCAGGCTGAAATGACCGAGGAAATGTCAGAAAAATTCCACG GGTTGCCTGGAGTAGTTTTCATTTTGCCTGATGCATATCTATATCCAGAGAGAAAGGAGTATGGAG GAGACAAATATGACAATGGTGTCATCACTTCAAGACCACCACCTCATCATTGGGGCAAATCATCAAGGCCTGACAGGAACCGTAACTTCCAAGGAAACTACCAGAACAGCCCCCCTCCGCAAGGAAGTTACCAGAACAGCCCTCCACAGCAAGGAAACTTACAAACGTACCACTCGCAGCAAGATGGAAGAAGCTATGCCTCACAGCAGAATTATGCACATGGTGGCCAATATGCTAGAG GGTAG